The Danio aesculapii chromosome 7, fDanAes4.1, whole genome shotgun sequence DNA window AGCAGTTTAATTGGAGTtcgcctgtggtaaattcagctgattggacatgatctgaaaaggcatacacctgtctatataaggtcccagggttgacagtgcatgtcaaagcacaaaccaagcatgaagacaaaggaattgtctgtagacctctgagacaggattgtcttgaggcacaaggctggggaaggttacagaaaaatttcttctactctaaaagttccaatgagcacagtgacctccatcaaagatgtttggaaccaccaggactcttcctagagctggccggccatctaagctgagtgattgggggagaaagtccttagtcagggaggtgattaataacctGGTGGTCACTCTGTCTGGTAGAgcggccagacggaagccattcctcgcctggaatttgccaaaaggcatctgaaggactctcagaccataagaaacaaaattctctagtctgatgagactaaaattgaactctttggcgtgaatgccaggcgttacgtttggaaaaAAAACAGGAACCACTTAtcatcaggctaataccatccctacagtgaagcatggtggtggcagcatcatgctgtggggatgtttttcagcagcaggaactggaagactagtcaggatagagggaaagatgactgcagcaatgtacagagacatcctgaatgaaaatctgcTTCAGTGTGCTCTTGACCTcggactggggcgacggttcatcttccagcaggacaatgacccaaagcacaccacaaaaatgtcaatggagtggcttcacaacaactcggtgaatgtccttgagtggtccagctagagcccagacctaaatcctattgaacatctctggagagatctgaaaatggctgtacactgtcgctttcCATCTAACCTTGAGAGggactgcaaagaggaatgggcaaaaattcccaaagacaggtgtgccaagcttgtggcatcatattcaaaaagattcGAGGCTGTAATCACTGtgaaaggtgcatcaacaaattattgagcaaaggctgtgaattcttctgtacatgtgatttttcaggtttattatttttaataaatttgcaacaatttcaagaaatcttttttcacgttgtcattatggggtattgtgtggagaattttgaggaaataaataaattttatccattttggaataaggctgtaacataaagttgaaaaagtgaagcgctatcaatactttccagatgcactgtatagttgaggacatgctgctgTTGTCTCTCACCAAATAGTGTAAATtattgtacaatgttttatatttatttaatagtcatttgacaaagtagatttttttaaagtaatgcaatagttattttccctggtaattagttacttttataattatgtaactcagttactaactcTGTTTCTATTTGttagaagtaactagtaactataactaattactcttttaaagcaATGTGCCCAACACTGGTTAGCAGATAAATCAGATGATACACTGGTTATTTTGTGATATGATGAGGTCAATGCCAATGTGGCCGATACCAAGATAAGACCAAGACCATCAAAAATGACCTCAAGACTCGTCTTGAGCGCTACAACACTAAATGAAACtcttattaatttttaatgtttcatcaatgtgtttttggtgacatctgcttttattttaggtcCAAGATGTCAAACTTCAGGCACCGACTCCTGAGGAGAAGGAGGCCTGGATCAAGGCGCTGTGTGAAGGAATTAATAGGGCAAAGAACAAAGTTTTTGATGAGGTAATATTCATTGTTCATGCATTGAATTTCAGTGTGATTTTAAAAGGCATGTTCACATAAACAGCACCATGACACACTTGCATGTAGCAATacattaaaccagtgtttcccaatcctgttcctgaaggcacaccaacatttcacattttcaaccttttcccgaatcaagcacacctgaatcaactcatcaatacattagaagagactctgaaacctgaagttaatgggttagagaagggagacatccaaaatatgtattgttggtgtgcctcaaggacggggttgggaaatactgcattaaacatatgGAGCTCTAAAGTGCAAAAAGCATTAAGGGcctgtccaaatccacttttgctattttaagcgtgaaaaaatacagtttgtgtcctgtcgcatggtctaacagtgttgtgcttattttcctaatgagttatgggtgtgttttcagcataatgtgcattaaaccaatcagagactcatctcacattccctttaagagtcagttgtgtcatgcCATGGAGCATTTGCTTTTTGCATGGCggactttgttagtggaaaaacttaacgcttcactagtgagaaaacagttaaacagaccatctgcagagcGAGGATACAGAATGAACCTCctctattcagcctctttactttctctttactttacttttacactttactcctttactttcgtggataaggaaacagtgttgtacgtaCTCCGCTGAAGGCATCTGTTAGcgtacataattaattttgtttgttaagcacaaagatttgtttcaaaacttttacTAAATTcaggtctatttcagtttctcaaaatggCAACGTGCCAAAATGTGCCTGAACACACCTCCTATTTAGACCGGAACaccaatgagtccacaaagttgcgcaaatgcatttgctattccAAAAACATGGCGCAtttgtgaaaattagggttgcactgtatgatagggcccatggtTATAACTTTACAGTCAAATCAAGCTACTTTTTGTTTTGAATCTCAGGTGAAAATTGATGAAAGCAGTACTTTAGAGCATGTCACACGGGACCGACCTAAAGGGAACCGTGGAAGAAGACCACCAACGAGGATACACATGAAGGAGGTATGATTTAATTTTCCCTCATagtgtaaaaaaatgctttttccaTCACTTTTAGAGGATGCAAAGTTAGATATAAATCATCTATTCCtaataaaaatctaaacactAAAAGCTAAATTATTGTCtttattaagtaattaataaatgaaaaatgttatgCAATTGTAGAGTTTTTGCTGAGattatatttaaactttttaaacagtAATTTGTAAATAAGCACTCAGTCATGAGGTAAgtgatgtaaaaatgtaaataaaggaaATCAGTATGCACAATTAAATATCCAATTGATCAATGCTaatgaattttaaatatatatttaaagaaatccTAGATTATATGCCTATCTTTATGTTTAGGGATCAGTAAGATCATTCTTTTGTTTACTGTTTACTGTTTGTTAGTTGAATAATACAGTCTATtacaattgaattgaatattacatatttctatattttttgctGGAATGTCAAAAGAGAATTTTTAACATTGTTGCTTCAGTCTTTTGTGTCGCATGATTCTTCATAAATTATTCTCATTTGCTGattttttattcaagaaatataataatgataaaaacagttgccctgattaatattttttgttgaaaGTTTTAGTATTATGAATCTCTAAGTACAGTAATCCACCAATTTTTTTTGCCACCAATCACTTGAGAACAGTAATTTACCAATATCTTTTATCATCAATATTGCTGATTCACTGGTATCATTCAAACTATAACTAAAAACCCATCATCTCCATGGTCACCTTAGCACGTAAtaatcaaaaatgaataaataaatcaaataaaaataggtggtgctgtcacctcacagcaagaaggtcactggtttgagccctggctgggtctgttggcatttctgtgtggagtttgcatgttcttcccgtgttcacatgggtttcctccaggttcccgctctggtttcccccacagtccgttTCCcattgctgggttgcagctggaaggtcatccaggTTTATCCAGGCTggaaggttcattccgctgttatGACCTCTGAtgaaataataaagggactaagccaaaaaagaaaattaactaTGAAAAATAACTCCCCCTCCTTACTCTAGCTATTAATTCTCTGAGCATTAAAAGTTCCTTaaataattagcacttcttgatgtgtattgcctcttcttgttgaattgctgaatgcctccccAATTGTAAGCggctgctaaatgactaaatgtaaatgcaataatTTTTGTTCCCACAGGTTGCAAATGTTTCCATTGATGGAATGTTAAGACTTGACCTTGATGGAGAGGTTACCATGCTCAATGGAACCCATACCTTGAATAAAGAAGGGGATAAACAGAAGGAAACTTCTAAACCAGCCGTAACAATGAACAACATCCAGGAGGAAGACACTGAAGAGGAACCCACACCGCAGAAGAAAGTTAAGCCGCCCATGCCTCCATCAAAAGATAACAAACCCTGTGATAGCATAAAAGAGGATGAGCCCAAAAACGAGGAGCCTGCACCACAGAAGAACATTGTTACGCCACCGATGCCTCCATCCAAGGAGTCCAAGCCTAGCACCTCTTTGGAGTCTGAAGCAGACAGCATCGACTCTTCTGAATCAACCCCGTCCACCAAGAGTGTCCAGCCTCCAGCTCCGCCATCGAAACATATAAAACCCAACCAACCGTTAACACCAACCACAGGCACAACAGTGCAAAAAGAAACCCAAGAGAAAAACGAGGAGGTTGACGCTGATGCAGGTACTAAAGTCAATGGAGCTTCAAAGGAGAAAGAGGACCAGGACAAACCGGAAGAAGTCGAAATCTTGATTCTTTCCAAACAAGTCATGAAACCTCAAGTGGTGATGTGGGACTCACCTGTTATTGTTTCAAAAGATGCCGAACAAGAAGTAAAAAGCTCAAAGAAGGCCTATGATATTACTAGAGAAGTTGCGACCACAACAGAGCCGCAGCAGCTGAATCCAGCTCCAAGTTCAACCCCTGAATCTGTTAAAAAGAGTCCCGGGCCTCCTGCTCCACCCAAGAAGAAGCCAATTAAGGCACCAGCCAAAAAGGAGGACACTCCCCACCAAGGTGACCAACCAGTCCTTTTGGACTCTTCTACTGTGTCTTCGGAAAAAGTCTCAGAGCAGTCTTTCGAAAAGGATGATACCAAATTAACAATTCCAGATCCCAAAACTGAGCCAGTTGGTGATGTTTCAAGTGAAGAAATAGAGGAGAAGTCTTTAGACAGTGGTCAGCACTCAGGAGAGGAGTCTGAGACCGGTGACCAAGTTACACCATCCTCCACAAAGCTCAAAGGAAGCTCCCAGGGATTAGATTTGGAGACAAGCGAGGATGATCTAGAACCATCTGACAGCAAAGCAGAGAGTTTGGAGGAGCCGTCGTTGGAAACTCCGTCTGTCACCCCAGAGACCTCAGTTCTCAGTGCACATCCAACCCCAAACCAATGCCCCAACAAGTCCATGTCCCGCGCTATGCCTCTCAATCACTCCTCCAAGGGCCGTTCTGCAT harbors:
- the plekho2 gene encoding pleckstrin homology domain-containing family O member 2, with protein sequence MDDGVKEEPAKPKEVKSAEKAGWLKKSSGKFLSSYKDRYIQLDRTVIAVYENEELTTCLEKLELDNYETCHELKSAFKKKHRLVLIRSPKSGSKVQDVKLQAPTPEEKEAWIKALCEGINRAKNKVFDEVKIDESSTLEHVTRDRPKGNRGRRPPTRIHMKEVANVSIDGMLRLDLDGEVTMLNGTHTLNKEGDKQKETSKPAVTMNNIQEEDTEEEPTPQKKVKPPMPPSKDNKPCDSIKEDEPKNEEPAPQKNIVTPPMPPSKESKPSTSLESEADSIDSSESTPSTKSVQPPAPPSKHIKPNQPLTPTTGTTVQKETQEKNEEVDADAGTKVNGASKEKEDQDKPEEVEILILSKQVMKPQVVMWDSPVIVSKDAEQEVKSSKKAYDITREVATTTEPQQLNPAPSSTPESVKKSPGPPAPPKKKPIKAPAKKEDTPHQGDQPVLLDSSTVSSEKVSEQSFEKDDTKLTIPDPKTEPVGDVSSEEIEEKSLDSGQHSGEESETGDQVTPSSTKLKGSSQGLDLETSEDDLEPSDSKAESLEEPSLETPSVTPETSVLSAHPTPNQCPNKSMSRAMPLNHSSKGRSASLGDLLSESTERIESKGKPQGSELKVLQNKVSIEIEKTGELLNAIATGQSEDKEEASPEMLLAAAMEKLRKADQFLREARSFKDLKSSNRLSL